The genomic segment tatttccttatacatgttttttatttaaataattatgtttttttttctgttttgATAGTTATATATTTTTGTAGCTTGATGggagtaaaaaaaataaaataattcaaactccataatttttttatatcgaAAATACATTTTTGGGTTGTAGTATTAATatatcatattaaaatatataaagaaTTGAAACGTGATTCAATACATCTATGAGTTGAATAAACTTAAAAGTCGATAATCAAACACCCACTTCTCCAAGAAAATTAGTCGGTGATAGATTTATTAATGGATTTtttgtgagaccgtttcatggattttaatctgtgagacggatcaactctatcatattcacaataaaaagtaatactcttagcataaaaaataatactttttcatgatgagccaaataaaagatccgtctcacaaatacgacatgtgagaccgtctgacacaagtttttgtcaagatatttattgatttcaagAATTTATTTgggaaatatttttatttgtttctaaatatgtttaaaatatttcatcgGAGACAATAAAGAAGATTCTCACGAACACAACTTCGACTTCTATCATATGCCATTAATGACTCCTTCATCGTACATATCATGAATACCAAGTCCAACAAATTCATGTGATTTCTATGTATGAATTTATATATGATATTACATCATTTAAAGTAAAGTTTCAATTGCAAAGAAATAACATCCAAAAGTAAAGTTAATTAAAAGCTATTGCAGTCGATTATCAATTGTAATGTTAACACATACTTCATAATAATGATAATGATCTTTAGACTTGAAACCTCATAGCCGATTCCGGTTTGATTTCTTGGTACGGCGCCTTCTCTTTGATTCTGTGATGCGGTAATGGTGGGATCAGTTTCAGTCAATGGAAAGAGTCAAATTCAAGATTCTTCTCCATAAATGGTGGATAATTACCTGTCTTTCCTCTTCTCCAGGAACCGGGCCAGTGAGTTTCGCCTCGCCATCGGCAAATCGGAGCCAAGAGGCGGCATGAGAGCACGCTCCGAAGGGATCTGAGCCGTGAAAAGCGGAGCGAAGGCGGAGGAGTGATGGTGGTTCTGGGTGCCGCTGGACTTGTTAGCCAACGACATGATTTCACCGACCTTATCCGCCGGGAAATCATCGAACACGAGCACTTGGCCGCCGTAGAATATCGTCATCTGGGCAGTTTCCGCACCGGATTTTGTACCGCTGACCACAAAAAAAATCACCCCCAAAATCAAATCGCAACTTTAAAGTGCAGAAGGTGAGCAGAAGCATTTACCTCAGATCAGACTTCTTCTGGGCTTCTTCTTCACCGGCAGGAAGCTGGGTCTCTCCAGATTTCTCCATCATCGGGAACAAATTCATCGTCCCAGTCgcagccgccgccgccgccgccgcccccccttaaattcacaaaaatcaaccAACTCCCTCGAGAAAAAGGGGAAATAATCCAACAGAATTAAAACCCAAATCCAGAAACTCACAGATCCCGGCGACCCAAAAGGGAAAAAAATCATACCAGCGGATTCGAATTTCTGAGCTAACCCGAGAGTAAGATCTCCGAAGCTACCCTTCTCCTTCAGGTATTGGCTCAAGAGGCCGCAAGTCTTTGAGAAGTTGGACCTCCCGCCGTCCAGCTTACCGGAATCCACGATCTTCGACGATCCCATTTATTTCTCCTTAGCATTTAATACTAACCTCAGGTCGCTTTATACCCAATCAAACTGTGCTTTTGGCACGAGGAATGCGTGATGACTGATGAACCCATAAAATATATAGAAGAATTGTTCTTTGTCACTTTCAACGGGGTTTTTAGCATTTTGGTCCTTTGTTTTCTAAATTTATTCCATTTCGGATAAAACAAATCTAATTGCATCATGGATTTGTGAAAAGTCTAAAGATATAAAACAAATGTTTTTATAAAAACAAGCACATTTAACCTCGTGTTAAAAAAACTCTTATGTTGTAAGAGTTTGCATCCAATTTTTAAAAACACAGTGTTCGCATGCCGATTCATCAAATTCTCCGAACTCATTCAAATATTCAGaggataataatatatattcatCCCTCACACCCAAACTAGTACCGAAACCAATTTATTCAATTAATGATGTTTCACGACTTTGTTATTTAAGTCAAAATATTGATACAAGGGTTCTATGCTCTATCGATGTTTTAGAAACACAGGAGATTTCGTTACATTTACAAGAATTTCCATCTCACGTAGAATTTCATTGTATAAAATCGAAAAGAATTAATA from the Primulina eburnea isolate SZY01 chromosome 3, ASM2296580v1, whole genome shotgun sequence genome contains:
- the LOC140825828 gene encoding protein TIFY 10A-like, with protein sequence MGSSKIVDSGKLDGGRSNFSKTCGLLSQYLKEKGSFGDLTLGLAQKFESAGGAAAAAAAATGTMNLFPMMEKSGETQLPAGEEEAQKKSDLSGTKSGAETAQMTIFYGGQVLVFDDFPADKVGEIMSLANKSSGTQNHHHSSAFAPLFTAQIPSERALMPPLGSDLPMARRNSLARFLEKRKDRIKEKAPYQEIKPESAMRFQV